The DNA region GTCTTGTTGGCTTTTAGCAAAATTGCAGCTGTGCTGCGGCTTTGTCAGTCGGAATAGTAGCAGTATCGCAGCTTTACAGTTGTGCGTTGACTGTACGACACTCAAGGGACCTGATTGAGAACCTGATCCCTCAagtgtttgtcaaatcatcaaaacacaaaatgacataatTTATCAAGAAGTATGAGATGAAGTGAGAAATAAGAAACAACAACAAATTGAATTGTCAAAGCGTGAGTGAAGAAAAACTTTGATTATAAAGAATTGTAAAATGGAAGCTGATCTTTAATTTGCAATAACAAAAAGTCAAATTATGAACAATCAATAATGCTCAATAAAATTCAACATTACTTACTTTGGCAATTAAAAATGATTGGCATGGAGATTTCCGTTAGAAATGAATAGTATATATGACGTGTGGTGGTAACAACGAGATCATTTTTGAAGCAAACTTAGAACGCAAGCCATGAATGTGGAATTTTGCAAAAATTAGGAGTAACTTTTAGACTTTTTATCCCTTTATAAATAGATTTATAAATAAAATGCAGGCTTTCGTTTAAAacaaaactactaaataaaatgcAACCTCATTTGACATATGAACTCGTTTTTGTCTAAATCCATAAAAGAAGTGGATATTTACAAATTACAAACGTTAATGAATTTCGAAGAAACACTCATATCAGTTTGTCGGTTGAGCATGACAGCTCTCTGCTAAAAAGAATTTGTTTCAACtaatataatgtgaatgcatcACCATGAAAAAACAAAATTTCCTCATGGCAGCTAATTTTTAAACTAATTAAAGTTTTCGTAATTTCGGTCTATCATAATTGAATTTCAGCTAATTCACATGTAGCTGTATTTATGGAGAGCTCCACATGGAAACATAGTTGAATATTTCCACCACTGATGCTTAAATATAGGGGGTAAAGTTAAATCTCAGGTTTAAATTCCAGCGAATGTAAAAATAATAGACGATTTCTTTCTATCTATTCAAATCTTGGTGGATAATGTTACACCTACACTGATTGGGGATAGCAATTGCCATGTAAAATTAATCAAGGAACGTGCAAACTGTCATTAGACACCATGGTTATATAAAAACTATAGAGTGTAAAGTTGAAAGGTGCATACTAATAATTGGCTAATGCTCAAATATAGAGTGTATACTGAAAGATTCATACTAATAATAGGCTGTCCAAACTACTCTTTAAAAAAAGAGGTGAATGATTCTCTAATTATTGTCTTCTTTTATCATTTTATAGAGACTACTAAAGATAATGGATACGCTTTGCAAGAGTTTCGAAATCTTGGGTAGATATGACGCAAAATGAACCTCACATGCACCATTCATATTATAACTAGGCTTCACTTTGACTTAAAAATCCAATAATAGTAATTCACAGTTCCCTCTAATTCTACTAATCTAAATACTAATTCTTTTATCTATAAAAAATTGAAATTGGTTACAAAATTTAGTGTTACTCTACTGGTAAATAAATCATAATAAatagaaaaatataattattaGCGACGAACTTTTCTACTTAGCTATAGAAATTTTCTGCCGTTAATTTTTTTAAGTAGTATATTAATCTCCAAATTATATAGGTGTCTCAATCTTTTCATTATAAAAGATATTAGACCGAAGTATAATAAATGGGAAAAAGAATACAATCATTGAAAGCAACACTTGCAACAAAGTTGTTTAAGTGTGTCGAATTATGATACAACATCGAACGTATTCGTCATGCAATAATAATTAGGTGtttaaagaaaaatgaaaaaacctTAACATATGTAAAAGGGTTCAATAGTGGGACAGAAATGCACCGTCCACATGCATTTTGATTGACTTGAAGATTAAGTCACTACCATACATGGAAGAGACAGCTCATGATCACACTCTCTCCTATTAGCCTAATTTAAGTCCATTAAATACTCAACCGATTTAAATTAGAGTTTAAGCGatatatattactccctccgatccaaaataattgaggtttttaCCCTCTAAAAGTTGATCTAAAATAATTGATGTTTCACAAAATAAAAAATGTATTTAGTTCTCATTTCCAAATTTATCCTTGACATACACTTTCATATCCCTATAATAATTATGTGAACAAAAAGAAAAGTAAATCAtaattaagggtattttagttaAAATCCCTCTTAATTTTTTGGAGTTAATGAATTCCTTAATCCATGTGTCCAAACTTAaaaactcaattattttggaccggagggagtaataagtGTAAAGTTATTCACACAATTATATTCCCTTTTTCATTAGCTAGGAAGGGATGTGTCCTTGCCTTTCCATCTCATTCTAAGACCTGATCAAGGGATTTTCCTTTTTTACTATTAAATTTCTGACTAATTCAGATTCCTGCCGCATAAAAAAATTCATTTAAAAGAGAAGCGCTccgtaataaaaaaaaatttcaCACTCAGGATTCGAACACGACCTCTGATTAAGGGTGGCTTCACTACCTACAATTACTTTTTAATTGCtctattaaataaatatttaagtCATCATACATAAAACTTAAAGACTGAACCAGTTTCCTTTCCCATGTCCTTTTTTGCAACTTCCATGCACTTATAAGTAGCGTAAACAAACCGCTCCCATTTCTTATAGAAAACACTTTTCTTTCAATTCATTTGATTTTAGTGAGGTTCACCGAAAGTCATCATACCTAACATACCACACCCTCATATAGCCAATTCTTCTAAGCAAGAAACTAAAAAGAAAGTTTCCACTATCATCAAGAACTCAAAAACTTCATGGGAATTATGTCAAGACTCCCAATTCTTTTTCTTATTCTTGTGGTTCATTCTACACAAATGACCAATGCATTGAATAATCCAAGAAAACTTGATGAGGGTAATATTGAGAACAAGTGTGGTGGTTGTCCTTGTAACAATCCATGTATTCCACCATCATCTCCACCACCTCCACCACCAGTTTTGCCACCTCCACCACCAGTTTTGCCACCTCCGTCACCGCCACCGCCAAAGAAGCCACCAAGCGGATACTGTCCTCCTCCTCCTTCCGAGGGCGGCGACGGTGGTGGTGGTTATAGTCCAAATCAGCCAAAttcacaatacatatatatgaatggtCCACCAGGGGATTTGTACCCCGTTGATCAATATTTTAATGGTGCCAAAAGGAGTTTCACTAGTGGATTTTCACTTTTGATCGGTGGATTTTTCTTGGGATTGCTTGCTTTGAGGTGAAGTTGAAGAGTATTGATCAACAgaatggtgttgtattgtattgtacggTATAAACGAACATAATGTTTGAATACACTGTAAAATTTGTTGTCGTAtgttttttcccttgattattatTGTACTCCCTCCATCCAATTTTATTTGTTCAGTATTGACTTGGCGCACTCCTTAAGaatcaataaataaaatgataattttactatatcactatctaaatataaaaaattcaATATTCTGGGAAATGCATTTgcaaatgattatagttaataataagggtaaattagaaactaagggtcgtttggttgggaaacaaGTTATTCTAGGATTACTTATCCTGGGTTTAATTATCCCaagattagttattccaccctccaCAGGGATAAAATAACATACAATCCTCGGATAGCTAATCCCGGAATTAGTTATACCActattttatcccaaccaaacgttGGATAAGTTTATCTCAAATTTAATCCCGGGATTATTTATCTCTTATCCCTCGTACCAAACAAGCCCTAAGTGATAAATTCTGTATTGATTTTTTAAACTGGATAAATAAAAGTGAACATCTATACTTAGTATAGTGGATAAGTAAAACTAGATGGAGGAAGTAATAGTTGAAGGCAATAATAATAAGGAATTGTGGTAATAAGTAATGAAAAGTCATAACATTGGACTTTACTCCTTCGGTACCATTTCAACCGTCGCTTTAGCTCTTTTCATACCCATTAAAAAATATAAGTTATAATTTACTAAGTTACCCCTATTTATTAGATATTTTTTTAGAATTGAGCAGTATTAAAAAGAACTACTTCTTTATTGTTAAGGATATAATTGGAAATTAAACAATTGTCAATTTTAGCCTTGAAATTGAATTACTATAGTgaaaattaatttaaaataattttttgagcTAAAATGACAGTAAAAACAGGATGAAGGAAGTATAATGAAATATTAAAATCGATGTGCTCATTGAAGTAAGAAAATTATTATGTGGATAAACTTAGAATTGATTTCTTTTGGGAACCTGCTGTGTAATTTCACGCAATTCAGTATATGAATAGTTCTCATCCTATAAAGGCATTCTAccatagtgattttttttttttttttgtgtggtaAAAATAGGTATTTGTGGCTTTTATTTGACATATTCAACGTATAGACTGTTCTTTCTTTTGACCTCTTTTTATAATCAATGTTGAGGTTATTTTCCGGCAATAATGTAGCTTCAAAAGGGAATGTTACGTATGTGGTGAAAATTGGTCGAGTGGTGTACAAGATGGAAAGAAGTGGTGATGGAAATTGGTTTTGTCGAAGGGTGtatttggtatggaggaaaatacgTTTCTTGGTTGTTTTGAAGACAGTCATAAGTTcctattaagttaggaatataattTTCATTGTGGAAGTAGGAAAAACAAGATCATTCCAAGTTAATTGTCTTCAATCTGCTCCACACATTCCACCCCACTCACGTAGAGCACGGTGAGTGCTCGAGCACCCATTGACCTCGTCTCGGACTATATGTAGTAACATAAAATTTTAGAAATAGGACATATAGAATCTTTAAGAACCCATTACTCAAACATGATTGTGGGCGCGTTGGTTCTGAAGAGTAATTCAAAATTGTTGCTGCATGAGACTTGGGTTCAATCTTTTATTAGAGCGTTTTCTTTTTTATGAAACTCTGCTGGTTTTAAAGCATTTTCTATTTTGGTCTGCTGGTTCTTATTGACTATGACTAATAAGTGTCGTTTAGCAGCTAGCTGGCTTTCCTTTCTCAAATAGAGCATTACCTTACCTTTTTTAGTTTTTTCCCCCTTTCTAATTAGTCTACTTCAAATAACCATTTTTAAAACATTTAACAATATTTGAATATTTTCCATGTTTATAGATAAAAAAGCTGTCGTTTACAAACAGAAAACAACCAAAGGAAAGAGTTATGAACTAAATTAAATTAAAGAAGAGAGTTTATAAGGTAAACCGGGCAAATAAACAATGTTAATATAGACTAAATCAAATTAAACTAAAAATAATAGATCATCTCAACAAATATCCTTGCATGTCTTACTAAGAATtattaaagagaaaaaaaaaaatcactatggATGAAGTGTAAAGTAAAATTACTAATGCTAGTGCTAACAGAGTAATTAATTTGAATTGGCCCAAGTTTACCCGTCATGAAGCTGCAGAAGCGCCTTACAAGCATAAcaaaattataaaattgaagagaaaatgCTATTGAAGAAGCTTGAACAATGGACCTCCACGAGATACGTAACCAGCTTAACCACTTGATCACAGGATTGTGTAGCTTCAAGTGAATTTAACCTGGATAATTGGTGCCTCACTTTTTTAAATGAAACTCGCCTTTGTACATGGTATAATTTTTTGACGATTCACTTGAACCCCTTTTTATATGTGGGTTCATTATAGGTCTCAACGTTCCTTAGCCTTCTCTTCACTGTCCTAACGTGAATACAATCGTGTTTCCTTTCCTGTCTATTTGCCATTTTGACGACCACCGTTTGTCATTAAAGACAAGCACCCAAGACCTtgaaattctggatccgccattggctatatataataataataattaaaatgttGCTAAATGTTGTTTACGAAATGTAAATCTTAAAAACGAGCTAAAGTGAATAACTAAATTAATCATGCGTACTTTGCTAGTACTATATATATGTCAAAGATATGTACAAAAATAAAATCCATAATTGGTCGAATTGCTATCAGTAAACTTTTTCTAATAAATGTCGAAACAAAAATGCTATCAGTAAACCATTTCATATTTACAATTTAATTTATTATTCTCTTTTCCTCAATAATGCAACTAACCCTACAGAATGTGAGATTATTGTAGAATCGTATTAGAGTACCCTTTCCTTTAAATTAGTTTGATCCAAGAACTAATTCTGCATGAATTGCTTTACAACTATTCTTTCTTCCTGTGTATAATTTTATAATAATTGAATTTTTGTTTATTCACGTAAATAATGGACTAAAGATTTACATGCGAGACGCGTACATAAAAACTAGTTATACAAAAAGCACGAAGGGCTTTAGAAATATTGATTGAATTTTTGGTCCTTCATCAAAAAactctacaatagacaaaattgtGGATTTTGGCTCCTCTTCATTTTCCCCAAGTTTCTATTTAGATTTGTAACACTTGTCCTATTTAGGTACTAATGGTTCAGATTTATTTAACTAAATAGTTTTAGCGTACGTGCGTTGCGCGTgtcaataaattaaaaaagatTATAAAAAAGAACAAATTATGTAAA from Lycium barbarum isolate Lr01 chromosome 10, ASM1917538v2, whole genome shotgun sequence includes:
- the LOC132614217 gene encoding sulfated surface glycoprotein 185-like; translation: MGIMSRLPILFLILVVHSTQMTNALNNPRKLDEGNIENKCGGCPCNNPCIPPSSPPPPPPVLPPPPPVLPPPSPPPPKKPPSGYCPPPPSEGGDGGGGYSPNQPNSQYIYMNGPPGDLYPVDQYFNGAKRSFTSGFSLLIGGFFLGLLALR